The sequence ACTAATTTTTAGACATTCATTTACTTTAATCATCATATCATCATCAAAATGACCTATTTTTTCTCTTAATCTTTTTTTATCAATAGTTCTTATCTGTTCCATTAAAACTACTGAGTCCTTAGTTAAGCCATATTCAAAGGCTTTAATCTCAATATGGGTTGGAAGCTTTGCTTTATTAATTTGTGATGTAATTGCAGCAACTATAATTGTTGGACTATATTTATTACCAACATTATTCTGAATAACAAGTACCGGTCTAACACCGCCTTGCTCGGAACCAATAACAGGGCTTAAATCTGCATAAAGAATATCTCCTCTTTTAACAATCAAATTATTCACATCCTGTCAATCTGGCTTCATACTTAATCAGTTCATTTGTATCATTCTGTAAACCTATTTCAGAAATTAATGAGTTCAATTCACCCATTTCTTCATAACCAACTTTCAAACTTTCTCTTATTTGCATTTTTTTTCTTTCTCTAATATATA comes from Abyssisolibacter fermentans and encodes:
- a CDS encoding CopG family ribbon-helix-helix protein, which encodes MAQTKRIMISLPDSLLKEIDGIVYIEKKNRSQFIREAMRLYIRERKKMQIRESLKVGYEEMGELNSLISEIGLQNDTNELIKYEARLTGCE
- a CDS encoding type II toxin-antitoxin system PemK/MazF family toxin, with the protein product MIVKRGDILYADLSPVIGSEQGGVRPVLVIQNNVGNKYSPTIIVAAITSQINKAKLPTHIEIKAFEYGLTKDSVVLMEQIRTIDKKRLREKIGHFDDDMMIKVNECLKISLGLVDF